In the Vulpes vulpes isolate BD-2025 chromosome 12, VulVul3, whole genome shotgun sequence genome, TCGGGGATATCCAGCGGCTTATAGAGGAAGTGTCGGaggccaggtgcccccacagccTGCACACTGTAGGCAGGAGCATTGGTTGATGGGAAATTTGAGAAGCTGGCCGCCTCCCCAAGGGCACGCATGGCGCCAAGGGTGTGCATGCCCTCTTCAACCAGGCGCCGGCAGGTGGCCATGTCATGGAAGGCCTCAGGGTCAGTGCCGAGCAGCAGCAGGCAGACCGGCATGGCATCCAGGCGAGCCACGTAGGCGTAGAAGAAACCGTCAGGGTTGAAGCGGGGCAGGCACACAGGTGCCCATGCCTCCCCTGCCGCAAAGGCCGGGGCACCCACCCAGTCGAGCAGCAGCTGCAGGTCAGCAGGGTCCAGCCGACACTCGGCTAACACAGTCCGCTCCTGGGCTGCCGTCACCAGTCGACCTCCAATCGCCAGCACTGACAGTGCCAGGCCAGGTGCTGTGCACCGTCGGAGCAGTGCACCCAGTGCATCCCTCAGAGGGCGAGCCAGAGGCACACAACGCACGGCGCCCAGGAGCAGGGCACCAGGGTCCCGTTCCACACTGTCCAGAAGCCGGTCTAGTGTGCGCTCAGAACCGGCCAGCAGGCGGCGGAGGTCGTAGTTCTGCTTGCGTGCGAAGATGCGGGCCACACTCGCACGTGTCAACGTGCTCACGATCTGTGCGTGCACAGCTAGCAGCTCCCCCCGCAGCTGGGCTGCTGACTGAGGAGTCCTTGACACGGCCACCAGCAGCAGTGGGCCCTGCTGCAGGAACACCAGCTTGTGGTCCTCTGGGGGAGGTAAGGGAGGCGAAGGGGTAGAGATGGGTGAGCAGTGACTGGAGGGGTCAGGCGGGGCTCTTCTCCTCTTACCCTGAACACACACACTCCTGGCCCAAGCTCACATGGTCACTCTATGGTACACTTGGACTAGGATAAGGACAACTTGGCAGAATTTGGATGTTTGTAGAGACATGATGGGATGGTCAAGGAATCAGCTTAGACACACAGCATGGAtcaggggaagacagagaaaggacTGACACAGAACCCAGAGGCACGCAACTCAGCCACAGAGCCCTCAAAGTCACGCTTGCAGATAAACAAGGAAGTACCCAGCCAGTGAGTCAGATCCAGGTGAGTTAATCACTCAGAACCAAGCAGGCCAAACAGACAGACAACAGACAGTTGCCTGGCCAGCCATCCACATACAGGGACTCACCCCTGGCTGCCTGGATAGTCTCCCAGGCAGCCAGCCGGCCAGCCAGTCATTTTCCCAGTCACCATCCCCTGCTCTATCTCCTCCTCCTTTGCTCACCAGCATAGATGGCGCGGATGGCATCTCCTGCACTCTGCACGAAGGACACGAGGGCTGTCATCACACCCATGGTCGTCGACAGAGCCTCCACACTACCGTATCTTGAGTAGATGGGCTTGCCTGCCTCGCTCAGCACAAACACGTGCTTTCGCTTGCTGCGCCAGTCCTCATCACTGGGgtccccaccctggcccccagaGCCACTCTCAGGGGCCCCCATGGGACTATTCTCGGAGGCTGCAGGATCCCAAAGCCCACAGGTGCACGATGGGGCCTCTGACTGGGGCAGTGGTGACAGCAGGCCAGGTGGCTGATCCTTCGTCTCGGATTCTGAAAGGGAACTCCTGGTGGGTCATCTGGCTGTGGACTCCCATTCACCCCATGTGCCCAAGGACTACCAAATCTCTACTAGCCCCCCCAAAGACCCCTGATGCTGACACACACCTCCAGGTGTGTCCTCCACCCTTCAATGACCTCCACATGGTCCCCCTAAAGCCCCAACAATCCAATCTCTCACTGTCATTACTGAACCCTCTATGTCCCTAGAGAGTATTTAGTCTCCTTTCAGTAACTGCCACTTCCAAGTCTTCAAAGCACCATATTGCTTCTGAATGAACATTATTAATATCTTCATCTTCAGTGATCCCCTATAAACATCTCTGACCCCTCATGTATTCTCCTAGTATCTACTCACCACATTGGCCACCATGACATCCACTAATATCTTTACATTCTCTCATTCAAATCCTTTCCCCTGCACCCCCCCTCCTTAATCCCTTATTTATTCTCACGGATGTTCACTGATCCCTAATGACCTCATTGACTCTTCTAGTCACCCATGTATATTTTTGGTGATAACCACTAATTCTCCCAATGACAGCCATGAATATCTACTAGCACCCTAACACCCTGTTTACTCCCACTGCTGTTCACTAACATTCCAATGACCCTGCATTAACATCACTAACACCTGGTCTTAAATGACCTCCAGTGGTGACTTCCCTGACACACAATCTATTTTACCATGTGTGCATTCCATCCCCACTATGACTACCATTAACCTCTACTAACATCCAAGACTTTGATGACCTCCCCCGACCCTCTTGtatttcattcttccttccccCAATGACTACTGGTAATCTCCACTAACATCCAGGACTTCAGCGACCTCCTCTGACTTCCCTGATCTCCTTTTATTCTCATTGATAATCCACTCCCCTCCTTACAATACCCACCATAATATACACTAACACACAGGACTATAATAATGATCTCCACCACCCTTCCTCATGGCCATCATTAACAATCAGCAATGAAACCCACGACTTCCCTTGACACCCTTCCCATTTCCAGTCAATGTCCACCGATCTCCCAGTGACAACCATTCTATCAACAATTTTCCCATAAAATCCCAATGACCTCACATTTCCTCATTCTCTGATTGACATTCACTGATTCCCATGTTCCCAATGATCCCTATGCCTCCCAGTACCTACCACTACTTGCCAATAATTCCCAAATTCACTAAGACCACGACCgccagcccctcccccccgccaccTTATCCTCAGTGATGCCCACTCATCCTTCCTGACGCCGCTGCTAACATCCACTCATTCTGATGTGGTCAATGAGCACTGATTCCCAATGACTCCCACTGAGTCTCCACCAAATACCTTTACACAACCACCTAGGTCTTCAAAGACCCTCCTACTGGTCCTCCGACTCTCCAAATAATCTCACCGATGTCCACTGCCTCCTCACCAATGATCACCATTAACACCTGCTAATTTCTGGTTCCTTAAAGATTGCCACCAACAACCCACCACTGAGTCCTCATAAACACTGAGTGTGCATTGGTTGCCCCTGatgccccttcccacctctatGACTTAAACAACACCCTACCCCCAAAAGACACTGACTTCTGAATAGTTCCCCTTCGGCTGTATTAACTTTCTTCCGGTCATTCGTTCATTGACCTAAACATCCTAAATCCCCATTGCCCCTCATTGACCCCCGCTGACCCCTTTCTGATTCTTCAAAGACCTGAACTCACACCAAGTCCCCAGTGAACATCCACTGACACCCACCGATTTCCTGTTCATTGCCTGATGATTTAAATTACACTGTGTCCACAATGGCCTCCTCCTGATCCCGCTATGGTTTAGACTACTTTTCTGAGTCCAGAAGGCTCCTCGCTggcccccctctcctcccccaacaGTGACACCCTCTCGGTATTCCTTCCGAGACCCTCGTGAGGGGCGGGCATACCTGTTTTCTCCAGGTCCCCGTCTCCAGGACCCGGCGGGTCCTCGTGAACCCCTCCACCGTCTCCAGCCTCCTCACTGGGGAACCGCGTGTCCTCCAGGTCCTCCGCGTCCCCAGGGGCCGGGGCAGCAGTGTCTCCTCCAGCCTCCATCTGCACATCCCTGTGGGGTAAGGGAATTGAGGGTGACAGCAAAAGGAACGTCTTAAAAGCCTCTGCTGAGCCCGGCCCTTGGACACAGCCCTAGTGCTCGGTTCCCCTCGGGTTTCAACAGGATGAGACAAGCAAAAACATGGCCAAATACTTGCTTGCGCCCTCCAACATTTCCCGAAAAGGGAGGTTCTAATGAGCTCCAgcatttaaagagagagaaacaccTGTTTTAACCCCGTATCCCCACTGGCTGGGTACCATCCCTTCCCGAGCGGCCGAGCATCCCACTTCCGGGTGCGGCTGCCGTCCGGCCACACTTCCCGGTGCGCGCCGACGCCGCACACTTCCGGTTGCGGAGCTGGATTCGCTCTGCGCCGCGCCGGAGCCCGGGCTCCCGCCGCCCACTGGCGTCCGCTCACCGTTGAGACGACGCGTGCCACTCCCGGGTTTACGTCGTCTGGTCGGGGACCCGGCGAGCCGCCCGTGCGCCCCTTCCGCCGCACCGGCTCGCACGGCTCTCAGGCGAGCCGGGCCGCCTCTCCTACAGCCGGCTGGCGGCGTGACGGGGGCGCGGCTCACGCTCAGCCAATCCGGAgccggagggcggcaccgcctCCCTTTGTGGCCCAATCAGAAGACGCCTGCTCTGCCCCACCGGTTCCGCCCCCTCTCCGGCCGCGCCGGGTCTCCACCAATCCAGTGCGCTGCGCTGCGATTGCCCCCGCCCAATCTTGACTGACAAATCCCCGCGCCCAATCGGAGGCTCGGGCCGATTTCTCTCCTCACTCGGGAACTTCCGCAGCCGCGGTCGGGGTGGACACCGGTGCGCGGCCAATAGGCGTGCTCCCTCGGAACTGAGGCGGAGAAGGCGAGCGGACGAGATGGAGTGGGCGGTGCAGAGAGGAAATGCTTGACGGACAGGCCCCGCTTCCAATAGGAGGGCTGTGCGCAGACTGGCCAGCCTATGGGGCTCGGCTGCTCAGAAGCGAGAGGCGGGCTTCTCAGAAGTAGGAAGTGTTCGTGTCTCTCGGGGGTCGTCCAGGCTACGGGCTCGACGGCCTCTGGAAGAGGTAGCGCGAGCCGTGGCCGTGCTCGTGGAGAGGGCGGGGCGAGCTTACGAGGCAGCGTGCGGGCTGCTCGCGGGTTGCCCAGATCTGCCAAAGGCCCCGCGGACCTGTTTTAGGAAACAGCTCTGCGGGCGGAGCGATGCGGTTCCGGGGTCCCGGCTCCGAAAAGCCCAGGAGCCCTGGTGGGTCGAGGAAAATGCGCCCCAGCCTCGGCGTGCACCCTTGGCCCGGCGAGGGACCCGCGCCCCACGGAGTGCCCACGCCAGCCCAGAGTGCCCGAGGCGACGTCCCCGGGTAAAGGAACCGACTCCGCCCACATCCGTATTCCCAGCAAGATCCCGGCAGGAAAACACAGCTCTGCCGGCAGGACTAAGCTTCTGGAGTCGTGAATCCTGGGACGAAGCGAGACCCTGGACTCACGCAAATACTTTTCCATCCTCATTACAGAGGCTCGAAGGATCTGAAGGGTATTTGGGTTTGTTTATAGGGCTGCTAAGGAGACTAAGTGTGCTCACATCCCAAAGTGGGCGTCTCCAGTGGGGACTTGTGCATTTGGGTTGAGTtgatcaatctcatgacctttGCCATCTCGTTCTTTGCACAAACACTTCCGTACCGGGCTCCACCCACAAGCCCAGGAAAGCCTGTCctttttaaggacttttttttttttttcatgaggcCACTAGAACATTGTTCCCAGGTGTGCACAACCATGCCTGCTTCTCTACTTGCCCCCAGGATGCACAGCGCCTCAGAAACTGACAATGCGTAAACCACACGAGGAGCCTGCCTGTGCCCATCTGGATACGTTGTGATGAGCCTCCTGCCCACGGGTTCTTGACTCTCTAGACTTCCTGAAAGCTAGGAAATTGAACTTGAATATACAGGTGGACGTTGGAGTGGGAAGAACACAGCTGTGAGAAGAAACAAGGCAACTTGTCGTGTACTTGTGCTGTCACTTGTATGCACTGTGCAGGAACATTTGTGACCTCGATTTCACTACTACCTGTCCCTCTTCTGTTCCTTGctaattctctattttctctgcccctctcactttGTTCCAAGCTCTCTTCTCCGATTGGTATCACTGCTCCCCGCTCCTACTTACTGTTCCCTGCTGTGTTTCCTTGGTCCTCGCTCCCTCACCTAGTTCTTTGCCTCTTCTTTCTCTACCTTGTCACTCTCCTTGCTTTGGATCCCTTGATCTTATTATCGCCCCCAAACTGGGTTGGGAACAGGACTAGGGAGAAGAGGAATGATGATCTTAGCTACATGTACCACATTCTTCCATGAGGAAAGGGTTGGGTGCTTTCCTAAATACACAGTTTTGAATGGAACACCCCTACCCTGCATCCATCAAGTGCAAAAACTGAACAAGTTTAGCCTACCCTATGTAACTAACCAATGTAAATGGAACAAAAAAATTCATAGCCTTCTCTATTTCACCTGACAGACGTCTAGCCCCATTTCCAAGTTTACTATCCTCCATAAGCCAAccaatttcttcaaatttctaaATACCCAAATCTACTAATTTAACCAAGCCCTTAAACACTCCTTAAGTCATCGACCTCCATAAAACATCCAATGTCTCCAATCCCAAAACATCCCCAAATGCTGTCTTCACCCCAAGCCCCATCTTTACCACACTCACCAGTGTTCCTAAAACTCTCACTCTTCAAATGGAAGACTTTGGAAAATGTCCAAAGCACCTAATCATTCCACACACCCCATGATCCATTAATCTACCCACATCCCTAAAGCTGCCAATTTCCACAAATCAGCAACCTTCCAAAAACGCTAGTCTTCAATACCAAATACACTAAAACCTCAACTTCCCCAAGGTCAACAACATTTCATGCCCGTCAACCTCCTCAAGCCCAACAATGTCCGACGTCCATGCCCATCAATTGCCCCAACAATGTCCCATGCCCATCAAACCCACCATATCCTTATGCTATTCAGCCTCTCCAAACCTGCAAACTTCCTAAACACACCATGCTGCCTGAATACACCCATTTATTCAAACACATCAAACTCTTCAAACCTCTATCCTCTCACAAGGCATCAATATCTCCAAACCCTCCAAGCTCTTCAAGTCCTGCCTTTTCCATGAGGTTCAAATCCCGTTCTCAACTCCCCAAAGCCACCAGTCACATAACTTCCAAGTGTATCAAGCCCTAAACCAATCCACTGAATTTCTCAAGCCTCAAATGGCTAATTTCTTTAAGTATCCAAATACCCATCCTTGTCTCCCTAGTCCCGTATCCTCCATAAAGCCCAAATCTCTAAGTCCATTGAAATCCCACCATCACTttcactcttctctcttcctcagatCAGCACATCCAAACTTCCCTAAAATATGAACTGTCCAATTGCTCAAAGCCACTGATTTCTCCAAACAAGCGACTCTCCCCAGCACAGAAAACTGCCCGTATAGCAGCCCCCACAATCCTGCCAGATTATGGATGTCAACAGCCTTTCTAAACCATGCCATCTTCCCAACACCATTAGGTGCCCTCAGTTTTGAGGTGCTCTATTTGGACTATCTCTTGCTCTGGGTGCTGGTGGGAGGGAGTGTAAACTTAATAAAATTCCTCAATTCACTCAATTCCTTGTTGATatctttggtttctcttttatCTAAGAACCACATCCCTGTGTCCGTTCCTTCTTGCTTGGAGGCACGCCATCTCTTCCCACTGGGAGCAACCAGAAACTGGGAGTAAAGAGAGTATGAGATACAGACAGTCTAAGACCACAACAGGCATGGCATGAACATTGCttggtgttctttctttcttttttgattgaAGTATGGTTGGCATAACAGTGTTACAGTAATTTTGGTTTCAAATGCAAACACCTCTGTGGGTCCAGGGAGAAGACTCTGGATTTGTGGTGGGCCTGGTCCTAGGTTGAGTGCTCTGTCTCCACAGAGCATACACAGGCCTGGAGAATTGGATATGACAAGTGACTGGAGCctgagggccagggccaggccaaGTGTCGCTATCAGAACTGTGGTGATATTTTTCCCCAACATGCCTGTGACATTCCTCAATCTGTTTGACCCTGGTTGTAGGGTAAAGAGGTTGATCTGTGATAAAGAATGCAGAGACTGCTAGTGCAGGGCACACAGCTCAGAAGAAAGCAAATCCCCTTGCATAGACAATTTCAAAACTCAGAGTCCTCTCCCATAAAAGGTCATGGCTCAACCCAGGGTAAGGCCACTGTGTGGCCATCCTGGGGTTGGGTGGGGTGAATAGACACAATCACTGACCTCTGTGCAGTCTCATGACTAGTCCTGGATGTGTACTGTGTGGGAAGAACCTGGGGCAGACCTCTACTGAGTGTCTGCCCAGCCCTGAGAGGAGGGCCTGCTTGGGTCCATAGACTGTTCTCCAGAGACTGTTCTCCTACTCTGGAGGAGAGTTTGTTCattcgttctttctttctccgtctcttctcttctcttgtccccctttctcttcttctttctttcttttggcttaaATGGGGGTAGAACCTCATTTATAAAGCCTTGTTATTTGTCACTGCAATTTTATTCCTTtcgaaaaaagatttatttattatagagagggAGGTAGGGgacaggggggagggagagagaatctcaagcagactctaccaCCGGTGTGAAGCAGgatcaatctcaggaccctgagatcatgacctgagcccaaatcaagagtcggatgcttaaccaactgagccacctaggtgccccatcaGTGTAATTTTATTCCTAATAAATATGGTAAAATTGATACTAATGTTTAGTATTCAGAATAATGGCTCACTAAAAATACCTACATCTCAATCTCAAACCGCTTAACCTGTGAATCTATGGCCTATATGGTAAATGGAGCTTTGCAGATGTGCTTAGATTAAGGTACTTGAGTTGAGGAGATTTATCCTGGCTTATCCAGTGGCTCAGTGTTATGATATGAGTCCTTAAAAACAGAGAACATTTCCCAAATTGAATCATAAATAGTTATGAAAATGGAATGCGTCAGAGAGATTCTACATGGTTGGTTTGAATATGAACACAGGAGGCCAATGCTGTCAGCTTCTGAAATTTCACAAAGCAAGGCACAGATACTCCcgtagagcctccagaagggaaAATAGAATTGCTAATATGTTGATTATAGTCTGGTTGAAGTTCTGACATACAGAAATGCAAGAAATCAAATTTGAATTAAGATATTAAATACGTGACTAAGCCTGTGGTGTTAATGTTATATACATAACAAGAGTGAGCTAATACCTGATAATGTTAAGAAATGCACAAAACAGTCATAACAGCAACATACGCTGAGGGATTAACATGTACCAGACACAGCTCTCTGTGTTTCATGTGCTTTTCAAGTTATCGGAGAATACATTGAGAATACAATGATCTTGGAAGAAAAATTATTCTCATATCACATtaaagagggacagaggggatgAATGTCCTGTCCTGAGGAAAGAGAGCCAGGAAGAACATAGCCTAGATTTAGTCCTGGGGTCGTTTGAAGCCTGGTTCCATTCTTGTCTCCACTGTTTTTCCCAGGGTGATTGAACAGAAACTTGCTACAAGTATCTAGTATCTATATTTTGTCCATATTATATTGCTACACTGCTGGTGTCAATAGATCAATAAATACTGATGTCAGAAAATGGGTGAAAAAATGCAGCTTCAGGAGTTTAACAACAGGAAGATAATGCTATCGAACTTTCCCATCCTCATTCCCTGCACACCCCTGCTCTTCAGCTGCTGTGGCAGGTgcagggggggcggggcggcggggtgTTCCAGGCACCCAAAAGGTCCTAGTGAAACAGCAGggttctttttccctccttcaccaaagattttcctttctttcttttctacacACGTTCTCCTTACAGATGATCAAAAGGCCTGAGGGACAAATGATATCTTCAAATTATCTAGGTCAGTGATTCCGTATTATAAGACCAGTGAGGTTGCCTTTCCAACAGAGATTTCCTCACATGGGGTATGTTGACCTCTGCCAGGTTTCTTTGTCTTATTATCTCACAGAATGGACTCCTGCATCTTGGACCCCATGCATGCACCAGGTCACCCAGAATGCCCCTCACTCCAGGCATCCCGCCCACTGAGTCACCCCCTGGTAGCTGTATTCACAGATCTGGCAGCTCTTGGCTATTTCTGCACCTGCTTCAGGGCTTCTGAGCCTCCGGGACTGACCACCTATGACCTCCAAGCAGTGTGTGCTTGTCAGTGGACATCTGTACACACTGTGCTGACCCTTTTGCTATAGCATCTGTTCCTGTGTGGTGATTTGGatagtaataaattatttttgatcgAGTATAATATGATTTCTTGCAGAGAGGTcaacaaagatgagaaagaagattgtgagagaagaaagagagagttaCATCTTCTAGTTTGAGTAGCT is a window encoding:
- the MON1B gene encoding vacuolar fusion protein MON1 homolog B, translating into MEAGGDTAAPAPGDAEDLEDTRFPSEEAGDGGGVHEDPPGPGDGDLEKTESETKDQPPGLLSPLPQSEAPSCTCGLWDPAASENSPMGAPESGSGGQGGDPSDEDWRSKRKHVFVLSEAGKPIYSRYGSVEALSTTMGVMTALVSFVQSAGDAIRAIYAEDHKLVFLQQGPLLLVAVSRTPQSAAQLRGELLAVHAQIVSTLTRASVARIFARKQNYDLRRLLAGSERTLDRLLDSVERDPGALLLGAVRCVPLARPLRDALGALLRRCTAPGLALSVLAIGGRLVTAAQERTVLAECRLDPADLQLLLDWVGAPAFAAGEAWAPVCLPRFNPDGFFYAYVARLDAMPVCLLLLGTDPEAFHDMATCRRLVEEGMHTLGAMRALGEAASFSNFPSTNAPAYSVQAVGAPGLRHFLYKPLDIPDHHRQLPQFTSPELEAPYSREEERQRLSDLYHRLHARLHSSSRPLRLIYHVAERETLLAWVTSKFELYTCLSPLVTKAGAILVVTKLLRWVKKEEDRLFIRYPPKYSTPPPAPAASTDQPSHNGLFTGP